Proteins encoded together in one Mycobacterium noviomagense window:
- the gatA gene encoding Asp-tRNA(Asn)/Glu-tRNA(Gln) amidotransferase subunit GatA, translating into MTDIIRLDAAALAAKIAAKELSSTELTQACLDQIEATNDRYNTFLHVAADEALVAAAAVDNALAAGEPLPSPLAGVPLALKDVFTTADMPTTCGSKILEGWQSPYDATLTIRLRAAGIPILGKTNMDEFAMGSSTENSAYGPTRNPWDVERVPGGSGGGTAAALAAFQAPLGIGTDTGGSIRQPAALTATVGVKPTYGTVSRYGLVACASSLDQGGPCARTVVDTALLHQVIAGHDAKDSTSVDAPVPDVVGAAKAGVDGDLRGVRIGVVRQLHSGEGYQTGVLASFNAAVEQLTALGAEVSEVDCPHFDYALAAYYLILPSEVSSNLARFDAMRYGLRVGDDGTHSAEEVMALTRAAGFGPEVKRRIMIGTYALSAGYYDAYYNQAQKVRTLIARDLDEAYKTVDVLVSPTTPTTAFRLGEKVDDPLAMYLFDLCTLPLNLAGHCGMSVPSGLSPDDNLPVGLQIMAPALADDRLYRVGAAYEAARGPLPSAV; encoded by the coding sequence ATGACGGACATCATCCGGCTGGACGCGGCGGCGCTGGCCGCCAAGATCGCCGCCAAGGAACTGTCGTCCACTGAGCTGACCCAGGCTTGCCTGGACCAAATCGAGGCAACCAACGACCGCTACAACACCTTTCTGCATGTGGCGGCCGATGAAGCGTTGGTCGCGGCGGCCGCCGTCGATAACGCACTGGCCGCGGGCGAGCCGCTGCCGTCGCCGCTGGCCGGCGTGCCGCTGGCGCTCAAGGACGTGTTCACCACCGCTGACATGCCCACCACCTGCGGATCCAAGATCCTCGAGGGCTGGCAATCGCCGTACGACGCCACCCTCACCATCCGGCTGCGTGCGGCCGGCATCCCGATCCTGGGCAAGACCAACATGGACGAGTTCGCGATGGGCTCGTCGACCGAGAACTCCGCCTACGGCCCCACCCGCAACCCGTGGGACGTCGAGCGGGTGCCCGGCGGCTCGGGCGGTGGTACGGCGGCGGCTCTGGCCGCGTTCCAGGCGCCGCTGGGCATCGGAACCGACACCGGCGGCTCCATCCGCCAGCCCGCCGCGCTGACCGCCACAGTCGGCGTCAAACCCACCTACGGAACGGTGTCGCGCTACGGGCTGGTGGCCTGCGCGTCGTCGTTGGATCAGGGCGGCCCGTGCGCGCGCACGGTGGTGGACACCGCGCTGCTGCACCAGGTGATCGCCGGGCATGACGCCAAAGACTCCACCTCCGTCGACGCGCCGGTGCCCGACGTGGTCGGGGCCGCCAAGGCGGGCGTCGACGGCGATCTGCGCGGTGTGCGCATCGGCGTTGTCCGCCAGCTACACAGCGGCGAGGGTTACCAGACCGGTGTGCTGGCATCGTTCAACGCCGCCGTCGAGCAGTTGACCGCACTCGGCGCCGAGGTGAGCGAAGTCGATTGTCCGCACTTCGATTACGCGCTGGCCGCCTACTATTTGATCCTGCCCTCGGAGGTGTCCAGCAACCTGGCTCGCTTCGACGCCATGCGCTATGGGCTGCGCGTCGGCGACGACGGCACGCACAGCGCCGAGGAGGTGATGGCCCTGACTCGGGCCGCCGGATTCGGTCCAGAAGTCAAGCGGCGCATCATGATTGGCACCTACGCGCTGTCCGCCGGATACTACGACGCGTATTACAACCAGGCGCAGAAAGTGCGCACCTTGATCGCCCGAGATCTCGACGAGGCGTACAAAACCGTCGACGTGCTGGTGTCGCCGACGACACCGACGACCGCGTTCCGGCTCGGGGAGAAGGTCGACGATCCGCTGGCGATGTACTTGTTCGACCTGTGCACGCTGCCGCTGAACCTGGCCGGCCACTGCGGCATGTCGGTGCCGTCCGGGCTGTCGCCGGACGACAACCTTCCGGTCGGGCTGCAGATCATGGCGCCCGCACTGGCCGACGATCGGCTCTACCGGGTGGGCGCGGCGTACGAGGCAGCACGCGGACCGCTGCCGTCGGCCGTCTAG
- a CDS encoding ATP-dependent 6-phosphofructokinase, producing MRIGILTGGGDCPGLNAVIRAVVRTCDARYGSTVVGFQDGWRGLLENRRIQLHNDDRNDRLLTKGGTMLGTARVHPDKLRAGLNQIMQTLDDNGIDVLIPIGGEGTLTAAHWLSEENVPVVGVPKTIDNDIDCTDVTFGHDTALTVATEAIDRLHSTAESHQRVMLVEVMGRHAGWIALNAGLASGAHMTLIPEQPFDVEEVCRLVKRRFQRGDSHFICVVAEGAKPVPGSMNLREGGIDEFGHERFTGVAAQLASEVEKRINKDVRVTVLGHVQRGGTPTAFDRVLATRFGVNAADAAHIGEYGMMVSLRGQDIGRVPLADAVRQLKLVPESRYDDAAAFFG from the coding sequence ATGCGGATCGGGATTCTCACCGGGGGTGGCGACTGCCCGGGGCTCAACGCCGTCATCCGGGCGGTGGTGCGCACCTGCGACGCCCGCTACGGCTCGACGGTGGTCGGCTTTCAGGACGGTTGGCGCGGGCTGTTGGAGAACCGGCGCATCCAGTTGCACAACGACGACCGCAACGACCGGCTGCTGACCAAGGGCGGAACGATGCTGGGCACCGCCCGTGTGCATCCCGACAAGCTGCGGGCCGGGTTGAACCAGATCATGCAGACCCTCGACGACAACGGCATCGACGTGCTGATCCCGATCGGCGGTGAAGGGACCTTGACGGCGGCGCACTGGCTGTCCGAGGAGAACGTTCCGGTCGTCGGGGTGCCGAAGACGATCGACAACGACATCGATTGCACTGACGTGACTTTCGGGCATGACACCGCGTTGACGGTCGCCACCGAGGCCATCGACCGGTTGCACAGCACCGCCGAATCGCACCAGCGGGTCATGCTGGTGGAGGTGATGGGCCGGCACGCCGGCTGGATCGCATTGAATGCGGGCTTGGCATCCGGTGCTCACATGACGTTGATTCCCGAACAGCCCTTCGACGTCGAAGAGGTGTGCCGGCTGGTCAAGCGACGCTTCCAGCGAGGTGACTCACATTTCATCTGCGTGGTCGCCGAGGGCGCCAAACCGGTTCCCGGATCGATGAATCTGCGGGAAGGCGGTATCGACGAGTTCGGGCATGAACGGTTCACCGGTGTGGCCGCGCAGCTGGCGAGTGAGGTGGAGAAACGTATCAACAAGGACGTGCGGGTGACGGTGCTCGGGCATGTCCAACGCGGTGGCACACCGACCGCCTTCGACCGGGTGCTGGCCACCAGGTTCGGGGTCAACGCGGCCGACGCCGCACATATCGGCGAGTACGGGATGATGGTGTCCCTGCGCGGCCAGGACATCGGCCGCGTGCCGTTGGCGGATGCGGTGCGCCAGCTCAAGCTTGTACCAGAGAGCCGCTACGACGACGCCGCCGCCTTCTTCGGGTAA
- a CDS encoding MinD/ParA family ATP-binding protein, giving the protein MRDRVCVPVGSEFPIAVLGLKGGVGKTAVVEALGSTFAQLRDDRVIAVDLAGGDLAGRHGRRNRLSLLDLVAGAAAARYIDRRTHTCRNSSGLELLGLPDYANTDWLMSRDDFAKAFSILRSHYSVMLIDCGSALKSSMMEAVLSESRALVVVTSASIDAVRKTKTTLKWLRRNGYRNLIESAVLVINRTEKGRPNRLAAKELEGLAQRFPPDRVVTLPFDRHVHQGKEITLKQLSKRSRRRYLEMAAALADMFPSRGTSPA; this is encoded by the coding sequence TTGCGCGATCGCGTCTGCGTCCCCGTTGGCAGCGAATTTCCTATCGCGGTACTGGGCCTTAAAGGCGGCGTCGGAAAAACGGCGGTGGTTGAGGCGCTTGGCTCGACATTCGCGCAGCTGCGCGACGACCGGGTGATTGCGGTGGATCTCGCCGGCGGTGACCTCGCCGGCCGGCATGGCCGCCGAAATCGGCTGAGCCTGCTCGACCTCGTCGCCGGAGCAGCGGCGGCGCGTTATATCGACAGGCGAACGCATACATGTCGGAACAGTTCGGGCCTGGAACTGCTCGGTCTTCCGGACTATGCCAACACCGATTGGCTGATGAGCCGCGACGACTTCGCCAAAGCGTTTTCCATTCTGCGCAGCCATTATTCGGTGATGTTGATCGATTGCGGCAGCGCACTGAAGTCCAGCATGATGGAGGCGGTGCTCTCGGAGTCACGGGCCCTGGTAGTGGTAACGAGCGCATCGATCGACGCCGTCCGGAAGACGAAGACGACATTGAAGTGGTTGCGCCGCAATGGATACCGGAACCTGATTGAATCAGCGGTGCTCGTGATAAACCGCACCGAAAAAGGCAGACCAAACAGGCTGGCAGCCAAGGAACTTGAGGGGTTGGCGCAGCGGTTCCCGCCGGACCGTGTCGTGACCTTGCCATTCGATCGTCATGTGCATCAGGGCAAGGAGATCACTCTGAAGCAGTTGAGCAAGCGGAGTAGGCGTCGCTACCTGGAGATGGCGGCTGCGCTGGCGGACATGTTCCCCAGTCGCGGAACGTCGCCTGCGTAA
- the gatB gene encoding Asp-tRNA(Asn)/Glu-tRNA(Gln) amidotransferase subunit GatB, protein MTVAAKVTRAELLDYDDVIARYEPVLGLEVHVELSTATKMFCGCPTAFGAEPNTQVCPVCLGLPGSLPVLNQAAVESAIRIGLALNCEIVPWCRFARKNYFYPDMPKNYQISQYDEPIAVNGYLDVPLEDGTSWRVGIERAHMEEDTGKLTHLGSETGRIEGATTSLIDYNRSGVPLIEIVTKPIEETGARAPEIARAYVTALRDLLRTLGVSDVRMDQGSMRCDANVSLKPVGAIEFGTRTETKNVNSLKSVEVAVRYEMQRQGAVLESGRRVIQETRHFHEDGYTSPGRTKETAEDYRYFPEPDLEPVAPSAELVEQLRETIPEYPWLRRKRIQQEWGVSDEVMRDLVNAGAVDLVIATVEQGAPSEQARAWWGNFLVQKANESGVQLDELPITPRQVAAVIALVGEGKLSVKLARQVVEGVLAGEGEPEQVMNARGLAVVRDDSLIQAAVDEALAANPDIVEKIRGGKVQAAGAIVGAVMKATKGQADAARVRELVLAACGQT, encoded by the coding sequence ATGACGGTTGCTGCGAAGGTCACCCGGGCTGAGCTGCTCGATTACGACGACGTGATCGCGCGCTACGAGCCCGTGCTGGGCCTGGAGGTACACGTCGAGCTGTCCACCGCCACCAAGATGTTCTGCGGGTGCCCCACCGCATTCGGCGCCGAACCCAACACTCAGGTGTGCCCGGTGTGTCTGGGGCTGCCGGGCTCGCTGCCGGTGCTCAACCAGGCTGCGGTGGAGTCGGCGATCAGGATCGGGCTGGCGCTCAACTGCGAGATCGTGCCGTGGTGCCGGTTCGCGCGGAAGAACTACTTCTATCCCGACATGCCGAAGAACTACCAGATCTCGCAGTACGACGAACCGATCGCGGTCAACGGCTACCTGGATGTGCCACTGGAGGACGGCACCAGCTGGCGGGTCGGCATCGAGCGCGCCCACATGGAGGAAGACACCGGCAAGCTGACCCACTTGGGCAGCGAGACCGGCCGCATCGAGGGGGCGACGACGTCGCTGATCGACTACAACCGCTCCGGTGTGCCGCTGATCGAAATCGTCACCAAACCGATCGAGGAAACTGGCGCCAGGGCGCCCGAGATCGCCCGAGCCTATGTGACGGCGCTCCGAGACTTGTTGCGTACCTTAGGTGTTTCCGATGTTCGGATGGACCAGGGTTCGATGCGCTGCGATGCCAACGTGTCGTTGAAGCCGGTCGGTGCCATCGAGTTCGGCACCCGCACCGAGACCAAGAACGTCAACTCGCTCAAGAGCGTCGAAGTCGCGGTCCGCTACGAAATGCAGCGCCAGGGCGCTGTTCTGGAATCCGGTCGCCGGGTCATCCAGGAAACCCGGCACTTCCACGAAGACGGCTACACCAGCCCCGGCCGCACCAAGGAGACCGCCGAGGATTACCGCTATTTCCCCGAACCCGACTTGGAGCCGGTGGCGCCCAGCGCTGAACTCGTCGAGCAGTTGCGCGAAACCATCCCCGAGTATCCATGGTTGCGGCGCAAGCGGATTCAGCAGGAGTGGGGGGTTTCCGACGAGGTGATGCGTGATCTGGTCAACGCCGGCGCCGTCGACCTGGTTATCGCGACCGTCGAGCAGGGCGCGCCCAGCGAGCAAGCCCGGGCCTGGTGGGGAAACTTTTTAGTGCAGAAGGCCAATGAGTCCGGCGTCCAGCTCGACGAACTTCCGATCACCCCGAGACAGGTCGCGGCCGTCATCGCGCTCGTCGGCGAGGGCAAGCTGTCGGTCAAGCTGGCTCGCCAGGTCGTCGAGGGGGTACTGGCAGGCGAGGGTGAGCCCGAACAGGTGATGAACGCTCGCGGCCTGGCGGTGGTGCGCGACGACTCGCTGATTCAGGCAGCGGTCGACGAAGCGCTGGCCGCGAACCCCGACATCGTCGAGAAGATCCGCGGCGGCAAAGTACAGGCAGCCGGCGCAATCGTGGGTGCGGTCATGAAGGCCACCAAGGGCCAAGCCGACGCCGCACGGGTCCGCGAGCTCGTCCTCGCCGCCTGCGGGCAAACCTGA
- a CDS encoding ATP-binding protein, giving the protein MPPWRLRDFHDDDLDQAISVWDTSRQPGESSPVFPISEVVSSARSGQPAVVAVVGDELVGIAVAQHHGERAWVSMVGLSNRWRNRGIGSALLAELELRLRSLGVRRIAALLPPDATGTTALRNSGYHERTELVYFEKVDPVGAADAGLLAELGGQQMPRGLWQAMAGMENEKQIIERRIVLPLTEPDVAEQYGVSPPKAVILFGPPGTGKTSFAKAVAGRLGWPFVELFPSRLAAPEVAMASALREAFTTLMELEAVVVFIDEVEEIAGSRSGVPSDPAHGATNELLKLIPAFRQRDERLLICATNSVHLLDTAFLRPGRFDYIIPVGPPDATARAAIWTRYLGQSAGCVDVGALVQASEMFTPADIEFAARKGAQCGFDREIEFRRGEPACTQDYLGAINQTRPSLTEAMLTEFFDDIEQHTRL; this is encoded by the coding sequence ATGCCTCCGTGGCGCCTCCGCGACTTTCACGACGACGACCTCGACCAAGCGATTTCGGTCTGGGACACCAGCCGCCAGCCAGGTGAGTCATCGCCGGTGTTTCCGATCTCCGAGGTGGTCTCGTCCGCCAGGTCGGGTCAGCCCGCTGTGGTCGCCGTCGTCGGCGACGAGCTTGTCGGCATCGCCGTGGCCCAGCACCACGGTGAACGCGCGTGGGTTTCGATGGTCGGACTCAGCAACCGATGGCGCAATCGGGGCATTGGCAGCGCGCTGCTGGCCGAACTGGAACTGCGGCTGCGCTCGCTTGGTGTGCGGCGGATCGCCGCGCTGCTGCCCCCGGATGCCACGGGGACGACAGCGCTGCGCAATTCCGGGTACCACGAGCGGACCGAACTGGTGTATTTCGAGAAGGTCGACCCTGTCGGCGCGGCGGACGCAGGGCTGCTGGCCGAGCTGGGTGGGCAACAGATGCCCCGGGGACTGTGGCAGGCGATGGCCGGCATGGAGAACGAGAAACAGATCATCGAACGCCGGATTGTGCTGCCGTTGACCGAGCCGGACGTCGCCGAGCAGTACGGAGTCTCACCGCCCAAGGCGGTGATCTTGTTCGGGCCGCCCGGGACCGGCAAAACCAGCTTCGCCAAGGCCGTCGCCGGCCGACTTGGCTGGCCGTTCGTCGAGCTTTTCCCCTCTCGGTTGGCCGCCCCCGAGGTGGCCATGGCCAGCGCGCTGCGGGAAGCCTTCACGACGCTGATGGAACTGGAAGCCGTCGTGGTCTTCATCGACGAAGTCGAAGAGATCGCCGGATCCCGCTCCGGCGTGCCATCCGATCCTGCGCACGGCGCCACCAACGAGCTGCTGAAGCTGATCCCGGCGTTTCGCCAGCGAGACGAGCGGCTGCTGATCTGCGCAACGAACTCGGTGCATTTACTCGATACCGCGTTTCTGCGGCCCGGCCGATTCGACTACATCATTCCGGTCGGACCGCCGGATGCCACCGCGCGCGCCGCGATCTGGACCAGATACCTCGGCCAGTCCGCCGGCTGCGTCGATGTCGGGGCACTGGTCCAGGCCAGCGAAATGTTCACCCCGGCCGACATCGAGTTCGCCGCCCGTAAAGGGGCGCAGTGCGGCTTCGACCGCGAGATCGAGTTTCGTCGCGGCGAGCCGGCCTGCACACAGGACTATCTCGGGGCGATCAATCAGACCCGCCCATCGCTCACCGAGGCCATGCTCACCGAATTCTTCGACGATATCGAGCAGCACACCCGGCTCTGA
- a CDS encoding NADH-quinone oxidoreductase subunit B family protein, producing MPTEAAVKAEETLIHVLWINAGLSCDGDSVALTAATQPSVEEIALGALPGLPKIAVHWPLIDFECGPNGGADDFLEWFFKADRGELEPFVLVVEGSIPNEQIKEEGYWCGFGNNPATGQPMTTSEWLDRLTPKATAVVAVGTCATYGGIHAMAGNPTGAMGVPDYLGWDWKSKAGIPIVCVPGCPIHPDNLAETLTYLLYMATGQAPMIPLDDALRPKWLFGNTVHEGCDRAGYYEQGDFATEYGSQKCIVKLGCWGPVVKCNVPKRGWINGIGGCPNVGGICIGCTMPGFPDKFMPFMDEPPGGKVSTTASGLYGSVIRNLRGITGRTVDKEPRWRRKGTELTTGARRTW from the coding sequence ATGCCAACGGAAGCAGCAGTCAAAGCAGAAGAAACCCTGATCCATGTGCTGTGGATCAACGCGGGCCTGAGTTGCGACGGTGATTCGGTGGCGTTGACTGCCGCCACCCAACCCAGCGTCGAAGAGATCGCGCTCGGCGCGCTCCCCGGGTTGCCCAAGATTGCCGTGCACTGGCCGCTGATCGACTTCGAATGTGGGCCAAACGGCGGCGCCGACGACTTCCTCGAGTGGTTCTTCAAGGCCGACCGGGGTGAGCTCGAACCGTTCGTGCTCGTCGTCGAGGGCTCCATTCCCAACGAGCAGATAAAAGAGGAAGGGTATTGGTGCGGGTTCGGCAATAACCCCGCGACCGGTCAGCCGATGACGACCAGTGAGTGGCTCGACCGACTCACACCGAAGGCGACCGCGGTGGTCGCGGTCGGCACCTGCGCCACGTATGGCGGCATCCACGCGATGGCCGGTAACCCGACCGGCGCGATGGGCGTCCCTGACTACCTGGGCTGGGACTGGAAAAGCAAGGCGGGAATCCCGATCGTCTGTGTTCCCGGTTGCCCCATTCATCCCGACAACCTCGCAGAAACCCTGACCTACCTGCTCTACATGGCAACCGGGCAGGCGCCGATGATTCCGCTCGACGACGCGCTTCGCCCGAAGTGGCTCTTCGGTAACACCGTGCATGAAGGCTGTGACCGCGCCGGCTACTACGAGCAGGGCGATTTCGCCACCGAGTACGGTTCGCAGAAATGCATTGTTAAGCTTGGTTGTTGGGGGCCTGTTGTCAAATGCAATGTGCCCAAGCGCGGTTGGATCAACGGTATCGGCGGTTGCCCCAACGTCGGTGGGATCTGCATTGGATGCACCATGCCGGGGTTCCCGGACAAGTTCATGCCGTTCATGGATGAGCCGCCGGGGGGCAAGGTCTCGACAACCGCGTCGGGGTTGTATGGCTCGGTCATCCGCAATCTGCGCGGAATCACCGGCCGCACCGTCGACAAGGAGCCGCGCTGGCGGCGCAAGGGAACAGAACTCACTACGGGCGCCCGCCGCACTTGGTAG
- a CDS encoding nickel-dependent hydrogenase large subunit, which translates to MTTIIPEPSQAKREPGQLVEMAWDPITRIVGSLGIYTKIDFDNKEVVECHSTSSIFRGYSLFMKGKDPRDAHFITSRICGICGDNHATCSCYTQNMAYGVQPPHLGEWIVNLGEAAEYMFDHNIFQENLVGVDFCEKMVSETNPGVLAKAENTPAPHADMHGYKTIADIMRSLNPFSGEFYREALQTSRYTREMFCLMEGRHVHPSTLYPGGVGTTATVQLMTDYMTRLMRYVEFMKKVVPMHDDLFDFFYEAIPGYEKVGLRRTLLGCWGSFQDPEYCNFSYKDMESWGRKMFVTPGVVVDGKLVTTSLVDINLGIRILLGSSYYDDWNDQEMFVKTDPLGNPVDRRHPWNQHTNPHPQKRDMDGGKYSWVMSPRWFHNGDHLALDTGGGPLARLWATALAGLVDIGYVKSTGHSVQINLPKTALKGPVELEWKIPQHGSNTIERDRARTYFQAYAAACALHFAEKALAEIRAGRTKTWEKFTVPDEAIGCGFTEAVRGVLSHHMVIRDGKIANYHPYPPTPWNANPRDVYGTPGPYEDAVQGQPIFEENDREHFKGIDIMRTVRSFDPCLPCGVHMYLGKGKTLERLHSPTQTATGE; encoded by the coding sequence ATGACAACGATCATTCCCGAGCCTTCCCAGGCTAAGCGCGAACCCGGCCAGCTGGTCGAGATGGCGTGGGATCCGATCACCCGGATCGTGGGCAGCCTCGGCATCTACACCAAGATCGACTTCGACAACAAAGAAGTGGTGGAATGCCACTCCACGTCGTCGATCTTCCGCGGCTACTCGTTGTTCATGAAGGGCAAGGACCCGCGCGACGCGCACTTCATCACCAGCCGCATCTGCGGGATCTGCGGTGACAACCACGCCACCTGCTCGTGTTACACGCAGAACATGGCATACGGCGTCCAGCCGCCGCATCTGGGCGAGTGGATCGTCAACCTCGGTGAAGCTGCGGAATACATGTTCGACCACAACATCTTCCAGGAGAACCTGGTCGGAGTGGACTTCTGCGAGAAGATGGTCTCCGAGACCAATCCCGGTGTGCTGGCGAAAGCCGAGAACACCCCGGCGCCGCATGCCGACATGCACGGGTACAAGACGATCGCGGACATCATGCGATCGCTCAACCCGTTCTCCGGCGAGTTCTACCGCGAGGCATTGCAAACCAGCCGGTACACCCGGGAGATGTTCTGCCTCATGGAAGGCAGGCACGTCCATCCGTCCACGCTGTACCCGGGTGGTGTCGGCACCACCGCCACCGTTCAGTTGATGACCGACTACATGACTCGACTGATGCGCTACGTCGAGTTCATGAAGAAGGTCGTGCCCATGCACGACGACCTGTTCGACTTCTTCTACGAGGCGATCCCCGGTTACGAGAAGGTCGGTCTACGCCGCACGCTGCTGGGCTGCTGGGGTTCTTTCCAGGACCCCGAGTACTGCAACTTCTCCTACAAGGACATGGAGTCCTGGGGCCGCAAGATGTTCGTCACACCGGGTGTGGTGGTCGACGGCAAGCTGGTCACCACATCGCTGGTGGATATCAACCTGGGCATCCGAATCCTTTTGGGCAGTTCGTATTACGACGACTGGAACGACCAGGAGATGTTCGTCAAGACCGATCCGCTCGGAAACCCGGTGGACCGTCGGCACCCATGGAACCAGCACACCAACCCGCATCCGCAGAAGCGGGACATGGACGGCGGCAAGTACAGCTGGGTGATGTCACCGCGATGGTTCCACAACGGTGACCACTTGGCGCTGGACACCGGCGGCGGGCCGCTGGCCCGGCTGTGGGCGACCGCGCTGGCCGGCCTGGTCGACATCGGCTACGTCAAGTCCACCGGTCATTCCGTGCAGATCAACCTGCCCAAGACCGCGCTGAAGGGCCCGGTCGAGTTGGAGTGGAAGATTCCTCAGCACGGGTCCAACACGATCGAGCGTGACCGGGCGCGCACCTACTTCCAGGCCTACGCGGCGGCCTGCGCGTTGCACTTCGCCGAGAAGGCGCTCGCAGAGATCCGGGCCGGGCGTACCAAGACCTGGGAGAAGTTCACCGTGCCCGACGAAGCCATCGGCTGCGGCTTTACCGAGGCGGTGCGCGGCGTCTTGAGCCACCACATGGTGATTCGCGACGGCAAGATCGCCAACTACCACCCGTACCCGCCGACGCCGTGGAACGCCAATCCGCGCGACGTCTACGGCACGCCGGGACCCTACGAGGACGCGGTGCAGGGCCAGCCGATCTTCGAGGAGAACGACCGGGAGCACTTCAAGGGCATCGACATCATGCGCACGGTGCGCAGCTTCGACCCGTGCCTGCCCTGTGGTGTGCACATGTACCTGGGCAAGGGCAAGACACTGGAGCGGCTGCACTCGCCGACGCAAACCGCTACCGGGGAGTGA
- a CDS encoding NifU family protein — protein MQDRPEELEGDARWRTAGDRIQTLLDATSAGGAAARERAEQLVREVVELYGAGLARIVDMIGDPALVDRLATDDLVASLLLVHGLHPHDVERRVSDALDRVRPYLGSHGGDVHLLDIVGDTARLQFSGSCKSCPSSAVTLELAVEDAVRAAAPEIVSIEVVAAESDSSAGMIPAESLLARVHANGAAPTAWHQVPDLAELAPGEVGGFRVADLPVLACRVGEQLYAYRDHCPVCAGSLAGTALHHSAGTGEPVLRCPRCHSHFDVVHAGAGLDDPAAHLDPIPLLVRDGVLSLAVPVEPMGAPA, from the coding sequence ATGCAAGATCGCCCCGAGGAGCTCGAGGGGGATGCGCGATGGCGTACGGCGGGCGATCGTATCCAGACGCTGCTGGACGCCACGTCGGCGGGCGGGGCCGCCGCACGTGAGCGTGCCGAGCAGCTGGTCCGGGAGGTAGTCGAGCTCTACGGCGCGGGTTTGGCCCGGATCGTGGACATGATCGGCGATCCGGCGCTTGTCGACCGACTGGCGACCGACGACTTGGTGGCCAGCCTGCTGCTGGTGCACGGCCTGCATCCGCACGACGTCGAGCGGCGGGTCTCTGATGCGCTTGACCGGGTGCGGCCGTATCTGGGTTCGCACGGCGGCGACGTGCATCTGCTCGACATCGTCGGCGACACCGCTCGATTGCAGTTCTCCGGAAGCTGTAAGAGCTGTCCATCCTCAGCGGTGACACTGGAATTGGCCGTCGAGGACGCCGTGCGCGCTGCTGCGCCCGAGATCGTGTCGATCGAAGTCGTTGCGGCCGAGTCTGATTCATCGGCAGGCATGATTCCGGCCGAATCGCTGCTGGCCAGAGTGCACGCGAACGGGGCAGCGCCGACGGCGTGGCACCAGGTGCCCGACTTGGCCGAACTCGCCCCCGGTGAAGTCGGCGGCTTCCGCGTCGCGGACTTGCCCGTGCTGGCCTGCCGAGTCGGCGAGCAGCTCTACGCCTACCGCGACCACTGCCCGGTGTGCGCAGGATCGCTGGCCGGCACGGCGCTGCACCATTCGGCCGGCACCGGTGAACCGGTGCTGCGCTGTCCGCGATGTCACAGCCATTTCGACGTCGTGCATGCGGGCGCCGGGCTGGATGATCCAGCGGCACATCTCGATCCGATCCCGCTGCTGGTCCGCGACGGGGTGCTGTCGCTGGCGGTGCCTGTGGAACCGATGGGCGCACCGGCATGA
- a CDS encoding DUF5947 family protein, with product MTNPYDVLSRITSRRTPEPVGQRCEMCSESIADTHQHVVNVAGRQLMCVCRGCYLLFTDQKAELKYRAVPDRYLAFPDFKLDRRTWEALQIPVGMAFFFRNSVLDRMVAFYPGPAGACESELDLDAWTAISADEPRVGLLADDVEALLVRVPEIGEPICYLVPIDACYEFVGNLRQLWRGFDGGQEAREFIDAFFATLAARSVERRP from the coding sequence ATGACCAATCCGTATGACGTGCTCTCGCGCATCACTAGCCGGCGCACACCCGAACCAGTGGGCCAGCGCTGCGAAATGTGCTCCGAATCCATCGCCGACACGCACCAACACGTCGTGAATGTGGCCGGCCGGCAATTGATGTGCGTGTGTCGCGGCTGCTATCTATTGTTCACCGACCAGAAGGCCGAGCTGAAGTACCGCGCGGTGCCGGACCGCTATCTGGCTTTCCCGGACTTCAAGTTGGACCGCCGCACATGGGAGGCGCTGCAGATCCCGGTCGGGATGGCGTTCTTCTTCCGCAACTCGGTGCTGGATCGCATGGTCGCGTTCTATCCCGGACCGGCGGGCGCATGCGAATCCGAACTCGATCTCGACGCCTGGACCGCCATCAGCGCTGACGAACCCCGTGTCGGCCTGCTCGCCGACGACGTCGAAGCGCTGCTGGTGCGCGTGCCCGAGATCGGTGAACCGATCTGTTACCTGGTGCCGATCGACGCCTGCTACGAGTTCGTCGGGAACCTGCGCCAACTGTGGCGCGGCTTCGACGGCGGACAGGAAGCCCGCGAGTTTATCGACGCTTTCTTCGCCACGCTCGCCGCCCGCAGTGTGGAGCGACGACCATGA